CAAGTAGAAGGTATTTATCGTTTATTGATGAGTGACTATACGCAGCCTGTAAACATAGGAAATCCAGACGAAATTACCATTAAACAATTTGGTGAAGAGATTATAAAACTGACAGGAACAAGACAGAAACTTGTTTATAAGGCGCTTCCAGTAGATGACCCTAAGCAACGCAGACCAGACATCACCAGAGCCAGGGAAATACTGGGCTGGCAACCTCAGGTAGACCGGGTTGAAGGCCTTAAAATAACTTACGAATACTTCAAATCACTACCGGAGCAAGAAATAAAACACAAAGACTTTAAATATTACAATAAGCATTAAATAAGATGAGCAAAATACTTGTTACAGGAGGTACGGGATATATTGGGTCCCACACTGTAGTTGAACTTCAGGAGGCAGGTTATACACCAGTAATTATCGATGATCTTTCCAATTCAAACAAAGGAGTACTTACACAGATTGAAGCAATTACCGGCACCATACCTGAGTTTTATGAATTTGACCTTTGCGATGAACAAAAAGTAGTTTCTTTTGTCGAAAACAATCCGGATATTACCGGTCTAATACATTTTGCAGCCAGTAAAGCTGTGGGCGAATCGGTAGAAGAGCCGTTAAAATATTATAGAAATAATTTTTTCTCGTTGATCAACCTATTAAATGCATTTAAGAATAGGAACATTAATTTTGTATTTTCTTCCAGCTGCACCGTTTATGGTCAGCCTACTAAACTGCCGGTAACGGAAAGTGCTCCCGTGCAGAAAGCTGAATCGCCATATGGAAACACAAAGCAGGTAGCAGAAGAGATATTAAGCGATACCGCCAACGCTTTTAAAAATTACCAGATAATTGCATTGCGTTACTTCAACCCTGTAGGCGCACACAAAAGTGCCATGATAGGCGAACTCCCCATTGGAGTACCACAAAACCTCGTTCCATTCATCACACAGACAGCTATTGGAAAGCGAGCAAAAATCACCGTTTTCGGAGACGACTACGATACGCCCGATGGTTCCGCCGTTAGAGATTATATACATGTGGTAGATTTGGCGAAAGCACATGTGGCAGCGATTAAAAGGATGGAGGAGAAAAAATCCAAAGCCAATTATGAAGTATTCAATATCGGAACAGGTAACGGTTTTTCAGTACTGGAAATTATCAAAGCTTTCGAAACATCTACGGGAGTTAAATTAAACTATGAGATAGGTCCACGTCGTGCTGGAGATATAGAGAAAGTATGGGGGGATGTCTCCAAATCTGCCAGTGAACTTGGCTGGAAAGCAACCTTAGATCTAGAAGAAATGATGCGCTCCGCTTGGGCTTGGGAGGTATATCTCAAAGAAAAGAATCCTTTTATCTAAAGTGGCAAAAATTAGCGTGCACGAGTGAGACCTAGGGTTGGTTGTAAAGTCTTATCTTAATCATTGCAATAGACAAGCTTTATTTTCGTTTAAATTTTTGAATTGTATAATATATACTTTTCTGTCTGTTTTTAGACATTAATGGCATGAGAGAAATTAAAAATTCAAGGATGACAATTTATTTATCTTCTTACCAATTTCATTTCTAATGAACCGAGCTTGCGAGCTCATTGATACGACAGAAAACAACGAATAAAAATAAACAGATGAAAATAATTATTACCGGTGGCGCCGGCTTTATAGGTTCCCATGTTGTTCGGCGCTTTGTAAGAAACTATGCCTCGTACCAGATCATCAATCTGGATAAACTGACCTATGCCGGTAACCTCGCCAATTTAAAAGACATAGAAAACGAAGCTAACTACCGCTTTATCAAAGGCGATATTACTGATGCGCTCTTTATTGACGCGCTTTTTACAGAAGAAAGGCCTGATGCTGTTATACATCTTGCCGCCGAATCGCATGTTGACCGTTCCATCAGCAGTCCGCTGGAGTTTGTGATGACCAATATAGTGGGTACGGTAAATCTGCTGAATGCGGCAAAGAAGTATTGGACGGGAGAGCAGCGGCATAACCGCTTTTACCACGTTAGTACAGACGAAGTATACGGTGCACTGGAAGAGACGGGAGTGTTTACAGAGGAAACAAAATATGACCCGCATTCTCCCTATTCAGCGTCAAAAGCAGGTTCGGACCATTTTGTCCGTGCTTACCATGACACCTACGGACTGAACACGGTCATCTCCAACTGTTCGAACAATTACGGATCGCATCACTTCCCTGAAAAGTTGATACCATTAGCTATACATAATATCCAGAACAATAAACCAGTACCAGTGTATGGTAAAGGGGAGAATGTACGCGACTGGCTATGGGTAGAAGACCACGCAAGAGCAATTGATATGATCTTCCACCAGGCCAAAGCTGGTGACACCTACAACATAGGTGGGCACAATGAATGGAAAAACATAGACTTGATCAAGCTTTTGTGCGCTATTATGGATAGAAAACTTAACCGTCAGAAAGGTTCTTCTGCCAAACTTATCACTTTTGTCAAAGATCGTGCTGGCCATGATTTACGTTATGCGATCGATTCCAGCAAACTACAAAAGGAGTTAGGATGGGTCCCAAGCCTGCAGTTTGAAGAAGGACTTGAAAAAACCGTTGACTGGTACCTCGCCAACGAAGAGTGGTTAACGACCGTAACCTCCGGTGCTTATCAAGATTATTATTACAAACAATATGGAAAAACCGAAAAATAATGTCTTACAAGCTGTATAACCCTTTCCAGAACTTTACTTTCGACAACAAAGCCTGTTTTCTCAGCGGAAACCGTTTATCATCTAGCGAAGAGTCTATTCAAGTTTTTCCTACTTGGTTAATGCGTAGCTTTGGTTTAGAAGACAAACCCTTTAAATTGCTGGATGAAAGTATAAGCACCTATAAAAAGCTACAACTGCCTTGCGCTATCGATACTGCACAGCATATAGACAGGCTTGAGGAACAAATAAAAAAGGCATTCCTAGTGGGTTATGAGGAAGTCAAGAAACTGGATAGGCTCTTACTCTTTCAATGGATCGGGAAGCTTATTTACGGTATTGTATTCAATGAAATACAAATAGGTATTCGCCAGCAGATGATAAGTGGAGAATCCATGAACTTTTCGCAGGTTTTAGCCAAAAAGTTCACCAATCTCCACTACATGTTACAGTCGCTCATTTACGCCGTTGAGTTTGAGGGGAATCTACCTTTCAGCATTAACGTGTTTGAAGTTGACAATCCAGCAGACACCTTCAGTTATCGTGATGAGATAAATACACTGGTCTTCTCATTGAGAATGAAAGACTTTGGCATTGTAGCATGTTTACAGGATAACGGTGCTAATGATCGCTATAACCACGAAACGTTAAACAAGGTAAATGGGAACAAATTACATCCTATTCAATTTGAAGAAATTTGCGGAAGGTATTTCTATTCAGCGTATCTATTTAACAGATTACCGGAGTATACCATACTTCCGACAGAACAAATTATTTTTATTGAACCCATGCCGTTGATGGGAATGGACATACGTCCAATTTTTGATAATTTCCAAGCAAAAACCTACGGACAGGTCCTGGAAAATTTCTGGAAACCATGGGGCTTTACGCTATTCGAAATCATTAAAGACCCCGAAAATCCAATGACCTTCTTAACGGATCAAGGAGGCAAATTCCTTTGTTCAGAAGAAATTGAGCTTTCTAAAAGTTAGTATTAAAGCGTTCGTAAGAACTTCGTATTTTTTTAAGCAATCAACTGCTGAATTGCGCTGAAAAAATGTCCCATAACCTGTGGGTACAAAATAATGGTAATAACAATTCCTACAAGCGCACCATAGAAATGAGCGTCATGGTTAATGCTATCTCTTGCCGCTTTCGCTGCCCAAACGCAATATAGAAGAAAAAGAGGACCAAAAATTACTGCGGGAATTGGGATAGGGATAAAAAACAGAAAAATAGAAGTGGTAGGCTGAAAAAGGATAAAGCTAAATAGTATTGCGCAAATAGCTCCTGAAGCACCTAAACTATGGTAATTGTAGTTGTCTTTTTGCTTAACAACGGTTGTAATATCACTGAGTATCAAACTTACAATATATATCAAAGCAAATTGCGTATGCCCCCAACTGCTTACAGATGCCAAAATCCTTTCCAATTGAAAACCAAAAAAGAAAAAGGTAAGCATATTAAATAACAGATGCCCCCAATCTCTATGAATAAGACCACTGGTAAGCAATGTATAAATTCGTTGACCTCTGCTGACACTATAGGGGTGCAACATAAATTTCCCAAAAACCTCATGGTTTGAGAAGGCATATATGCTGGTAATTATCGTAAAAATAAAGAATAAACTTGCAACAGGCGTTTGCGTTATGTAGGCTTCCATCGAGTAAACTTAAATGTGCGTGAAAATACCAAAAAAATAGCACTTTTTAGAACAAGTCAAGCTGTTTTCCACGTAAAGGCGTAAATAAATCTGTTCTCAATTCCTTTAGCCTATTATCTCCCATGAATCGGGTTGCAGCCAATTTAAACAATTGGTGAATGCTCTCGGCCAACTTCCCTTCGCCTTTTATTCGTCTTCCAAACAGGCTATCATTGAGTTTACCTCCATGACAGGAAGCAATTCCATGCAATACTTTCTCTGCCCTATCCGGATAGGCCTTATAGATCCAATCTTTAAAAATTTCTCCAATCGCCCCGTTGAGTCGTACTAACGTGAAAGAAGCCGCTTGAGCACCATGCTCCGCTGCCTTTTCAATTAAAGATGGCATTTCATCGCTGTTTAATCCCGGAATAATCGGTGCACACATCAGCATAACGGGGATACCTGCCTCGCTTAATCGCTCAATAACCCTCATTCTCCCCATAGCTGTTACGGTTCTCGGTTCCATTTTCTGGCGTAAATCCTCATTTAAGGAATTAATCGTAATTGCCACGTGTATCAACTGTAATTTAGCTAGCTGTTTTAGAATATCAATATCCCGCAATATCAAACTGTTTTTACTAATAATAGACACAGGATGCCTGTACTTTAAAAAAACCTTCAAAAGCGATTGCGTTAACCCAAGCTTTCGCTCTAATGGTTGATAGCAATCTGTGTTACCAGAAAGCATAATTGTTAAAGGCTCGTAATGCTTATTGTTAAACTCCCGCTCAAGCAATTCTGCACAATCTCTCTTTATAATGATCTTGCGTTCAAAATCAAGTCCTGCACTGTAACCCCAATACTCGTGTGCATTCCGGGCATAACAATAGATACACCCGTGTTCGCATCCCTGGTAGGGATTAATAGATTGCAGGTGACGTAGGTCTGGGCTATCCGTTTTGCTGATAATATGTTTTGGATGCGTCTCTATAACTTGTGTGTCACTATTTTCCAAAAATGCTTCATCCAACCCTTCTATATGTTCGCAAACGTACTTATTCTTAAAGAATTTGTTGTGTGTATTAATCTGAGCTCCCCGCCCCTTGAAATACGCTTCATTTTGTACGGAATCCATACAGCAAATATACTAATATATTTAGTAAATAAAACTATTTATATTAGCATGTAGATTAGCAATATTTACATCAAAATAGGTGGTTGGTATTGAAAAAGCTTTTTTTGCGTTACTTTTTCCCGCTGGCTAACTACTCATCATAAATACCATCATCCATTAGCAGCAGGTATAATTGTTTCGGTCCATGCGCTCCTAAGACAAGAGTCTTTTCTATATCAGCCGTTCTGCTAGGTCCCGTTATTGTACTAATCATTGACGGTAAACTATCCGCGTATTTCTCACGCACAATATTAAATCCATCTTTCAAGTCCATTACCACTTGGGAAGTATAGGCGATTACAATATGTACATGGGGATATATGCTCATCCGACGCCCCGAAGCATTCCCGTTGGTTACAAGAATACTTCCTGTTCTAGCGATTAATGCTTCGCAAGCAGTAATACCAATTTGGGCATTGATAAAATCTGCATCCGATTTGAAATAAGGAAACTCATAACGATCCAATAGCTCCTGCATAGATTTTTCCCACGCGTAGATTCTCCTAGCATGTTCCTTTTCCACTATTGCCAACAAATTCTCGATCAATTGGATTTCATCGTCACAAAACACAAAATTCCCAGCAACAGTTGTAAAATTCTTAGCAAAAAGTACTTCAAGTGTTTCCTCTGTCTCTTTGTACAAAGGTAATTCCTCCAAGTTGGGATAGGGATTATCCCGTTTCGTCAAAAGCGCTTTTCTAATTTTTTTGAGCATCCTTTCTTTGGCCGTCGCTTCCTCCATATTAAATCCTTAATTATTAAAAACTGCAATTTAACAGTATTTTGTTGAAAATGGTCAATCCCTATAATCTATTTTTACTTCTTCAACATCAAGCACACGTTAACAAGACCTTTATAAAAGAACACGACGCTGTAATAAAAAAGCATTACTTTTTAAAAAGTAATGCTTTCGAGTTCTTCTGGAACCAATTTTTTACTAAACAAATATGTCTATACAATTCTTAAGACACACTTTTATCTTCAGAGCTTTGATTCTTTTCAAATGTTCCTGAGTTATCCCCTACACCATCGTGGACTAGACCTTCCGCCGCCTTCCGTTGATCAGAGGAACCTTCATCTCCATTAACGAATTCATCATACGTTGTACGATGATCAAAAGGACGTTTACCCAAAATCTCCTCTAAGTCGGATTGGAAAAGTATCTCTCTCTCCAGTAATTTCTCGGCAAGCGCCTTAAGCCCCTCAGCCTTGTCGGTTAGCAATTGTTTTGTTTTTTCGTAAACTTCACCGATCAAATTACGGACCTCTTGATCAATAAGTTCAGCAGTTTTCTCTGAATATGGCTTTTGGAATTGAGACTCCTGGCTGTCGTTAAAGGAAACATTTCCCACTTTGGCGTTCATACCATAAATCCCCACCATCGCGTATGCTAGTTTAGTGATCCTTTCAAGGTCATTTTGTGCTCCCGTAGAAATTTTTCCGAAGGTCAAATCCTCAGCAACACGCCCCCCCATTGTCATGCACATGCCGTCTATCAACTGTTCGGTAGTATAGAGAAATTGCTCTTTGGGTAAATACTGTGCGTACCCCAAGGCAGCTACCCCTCTTGGTACTATAGAAACCTTTACTAATGGGTCGGCATGCTCCAAAAACCATCCCGCAATAGCGTGACCGGCTTCGTGATAGGCAACGATACGTTTTTCTTCCGGAGATATGATTTTATTTTTCTTCTCAAGCCCACCAATAACCCTATCTATGGCATCTTGAAAGTCCTGCATATCTACAGCTTCTTTATTTCTCCTTGCGGCAATTAGGGCGGCTTCATTACATACGTTGGCGATTTCTGCACCAGCGAAACCAGGTGTTTGCGCAGACAACTTTTTAGCTTCTACATCAGCCGCCAACTTTATTGGTTTAAGGTGGACCTTAAATATCTGCTCACGTCCTACAAGGTCTGGTTTATCGATAGATATCTGCCTATCAAACCTTCCCGGTCTTAGCAGTGCCGAATCCAGCACATCAGGTCGGTTGGTTGCCGCTAAAATTATAATACCTGAATCCGTACCAAAACCATCCATTTCCACTAGAAGCTGATTGAGTGTATTTTCACGCTCATCATTTCCACCAACAATATTATTCTTTCCACGAGCCCTGCCTATGGCATCAATTTCATCTATAAAAATAATACATGGCGCCTTATCTTTCGCTTGTTTAAATAAGTCTCTTACACGTGAAGCGCCAACACCTACAAACATCTCGACAAAATCGGAACCGGAAAGCGAGAAAAAAGGTACTTGAGCTTCACCTGCTACAGCCTTTGCCAATAACGTTTTACCGGTACCCGGCGATCCTACCAACAACGCGCCTTTGGGGATTTTCCCCCCAAGATTAGTATACTTCTTAGGATTTCGCAGAAAATCAACAATTTCCATCACTTCCTGCTTTGCTTCTTCAAGACCGGCAACATCGTTAAATGTTATATTTACCTGTGATTCCTTATCAAAAAGCTGAGCTTTTGATTTTCCTATATTAAAAATTTGGCCTCCAGCTCCGCCAGCACCCCCTCCCATTCTGCGCATAATAAATACCCAAAACAGTATGACTAGCCCTAAAGGTAGAATAATGGACAACAGCCAGCCGGTCCAGGGGCTATTACGTTCTTGAAGTGTGACATTAATTTTTTCATTTTCAGCTAACCCTTCTTGTGCAGCATTTAATTTTCGTTCAAGTGCATCAAAAGAACCATCTTGAAAAAAATATTGTGGCCCTGCATCTCCCGAAGATAAATTTAAGCTATTACTCTTCGGTTGAACATCCTTGTATTTGTCTTCTTTGAGCCTGTCTTTCTTGATATATACTTCAACACCAATTAACTCATTTCTCTTATACGCTACCAACTTCTCTACATCACCTGCTTTAAGCATCTTATTCTCAAACTGCTGATAGGTGATTTCTTTTGCATTCTCTCCTGTAAATACATACTGTAATGCTATAAAGCCCAATATCATCGCTACCCAAAGCCACATAATGTTAAACTTTGGGGGCTTTGGGGCTATCTTTTTCCCCGGAATTTTCTTCATTTTCCCAGGTTGATTTGACATATTTTCTTTCATAAATTGTTTTTGCTGTTTGTTTTATTCTGCGGAGAACCCGTTACGCACTTTGAAAATACTTTAATTCTGCATCGCCCCACAGATCTTCAATTGCATAGAATTGCCTTTTATCTGTTTTAAAGATATGCACCACCACATCTATATAATCGAGTAAAATCCACTCGCCGTGATCCAAACCTTCCTTTCTCCATGGATCTTGTTTCAATGTTTTATAAACTTCCTCCTCTACACTTTTTGCAATTGCTCTTACCTGAGTTGTTGATTCCGCATGACATACCACAAAATAATCAGACACAGAACTATAAACATTTTGCAGGTCTAATCTAACTATTTCATTACCTTTTTTCTCCTGAATACCATGTATAATAACTTCTGAGAGATAGGTAGATTCTTTAACCTTTTTATTTTTTACCATTAAAAATTATAATTTTGAACAGTTTTTCATCTAATGTCAATAAGACTTTGCAAAGTAACACTTTTTTAGGACTTATTGTTGGAGAAAATGTGATTACTCTTCAACGCGTAAATTCAACAAATGATTACCTGAAATCTAAACTGTCAAATTCTACGCCATACCAAGAAGGAACTGTAATAATGGCAGTTGAACAATATGCAGGTAAGGGTCAGGCGGGCAACACTTGGGTAAGTGAGGCAGGCCAAAATCTTACCCTTAGCATATTATTGAATCCCACTTTTCTACTCCCCAAGGAGCAGTTCAGGCTTAATATAGCAATTAGTTTAGCCATTATAGAGTGTATTAAGCCAATATTGGGAGAATCTGTACGAATCAAATGGCCCAACGATATTTACGTCAACAATAAAAAGATCGGTGGCATTTTAATTGAAAACATTATCCGCGGTAGCAAGTGGAAGCATGCCATCATTGGCATTGCACTAAATGTCAACCAGACATCTTTTGGCATCCAAAAAACAAAAGCGTGTTCACTAAAAAAATTATTGAACAAAGATTTTGATCTACACAAGTTATTAAAGCTTTTATGCGCCGCAGTTAGCAAGCAATATCATGTTCTTAAAAAAGGAGGTCACCTCTTACAGCGGGAGCTGTATAAACAATGTTTGTTTCGCTTTAACACACCTAGCTCATTTTTAATAGATGGCGTACAAGTAATCGGTACGATAACAGATGTAGACGATCAGGGTAAGCTTATTATTGATTTTGACGGCCATCTAACCAAGTTCTGCATAAAAGAAATTAGTTTTGTAATATGATAGCAGCAATTGTATCTTTGCGGCTAACCGAATTGCTGGATATAACCAGCAATCTGCGTAACATATTCACACATTTTAAACCATTTTAGACGAAACTGTCTAAAGATTAATTAATCCAAAATGCTATGAAAAAATTAAGTGTATTGGTAGCATACATATTACTAACACTAACCGTATCTGCTCAGATCAAGACTCCAGTAAAATGGTCATATGCAGCAAAAAAGCTAAATGATCAGGAAGCTGTCGTATTAATTAAAGCTACCATTGAAAAGGGATGGCATATTTATTCACAGCACATAGAACCGGGAGGGCCTGTGCCTACAAGTTTTTCATTCACCTCATCTGGAGACTACGCCACAGATGGAGAAACTTCTGAACCTAAAGGGATCAATCATTTTGAGAAAGTTTTTGACATGGATGTCATATACTTTGAGAATGAAGTTGTCTTTCAGCAAAAACTAAAGCTGAACAAACCCGCTACAACTGTTAAAGGTACTGTTGAGTTTATGGTATGTAATGATAAAGAATGCCTACCTCCCGATGAAGTTAGTTTCAATATACCGATTAAATAGAGAAAAAGGCATCTGTTATGTAACCGATGCCTTTTTTAACAAAAACCCATCTAATAGCCTAACTTACTATACTTTATTTACATTAATGCGACTGATCAATCGCCTTTCAGTCGATAATAATTACTAATTTCACGCCTTAAATAAAAACGATGTATAAGATTTTTTTTATAGCCGTCTTAACGTGTATATTAAGCACCTTAGCATTGAGTGCATTTAGCTTTACTTTGCAGGCAGACACTATATCTTTTGACGACATTGAATTTACTGACATCCAAGAAGATACCATAGTAGAGGATGAGCCTGCCGTCCAGCAACAAGGCAATTCAAAACTGCACTCTTCCGAAATTCAACAAACAGAAAAAGATGAACTGTCGCTTTGGCAAACTTTTATCAATGGCCTGCTATTTGGTTTCGCGGCGATTTTGATGCCCTGTATTTTCCCGATGCTTCCTCTAACGGTTAGTTTTTTCACAAAAAGAGCCGGAAGTAGAGCAAAAGCGATTGGCCAGGCTATTATATATGGATTGTCTATTATCGTAATATATGTTGGACTGGGCATGTTAGTGACTATATTTTTTGGTTCGGATGCCCTCAATGCACTTTCTACTAATGGCATTTTTAATTTTTTCTTTTTCTTGCTTCTAGTGGTGTTCGCCGCATCATTTTTGGGCGCTTTTGAAATAACATTGCCTAGCTCATTTGTAAACAAAATTGATGCTAAATCTGATCAGGGCGGTCTGGTTGGCATCTTCTTTATGGCTTTTAGCCTAGCACTGGTTTCGTTCTCTTGTACAGGACCACTAATTGGAACACTTTTAGTTGACGCTGCCTCTAAAGGAGATCGCTTAGGTCCGGCAGTAGGGATGTTCGGTTTTTCATTGGCTCTGGCCATTCCTTTTGCCCTATTTGCGTTATTCCCGTCCTTACTCAAGTCGTTACCAAAATCTGGCGGATGGTTGAATAGTGTAAAAGTTATTTT
This Olivibacter sp. SDN3 DNA region includes the following protein-coding sequences:
- the galE gene encoding UDP-glucose 4-epimerase GalE, producing the protein MSKILVTGGTGYIGSHTVVELQEAGYTPVIIDDLSNSNKGVLTQIEAITGTIPEFYEFDLCDEQKVVSFVENNPDITGLIHFAASKAVGESVEEPLKYYRNNFFSLINLLNAFKNRNINFVFSSSCTVYGQPTKLPVTESAPVQKAESPYGNTKQVAEEILSDTANAFKNYQIIALRYFNPVGAHKSAMIGELPIGVPQNLVPFITQTAIGKRAKITVFGDDYDTPDGSAVRDYIHVVDLAKAHVAAIKRMEEKKSKANYEVFNIGTGNGFSVLEIIKAFETSTGVKLNYEIGPRRAGDIEKVWGDVSKSASELGWKATLDLEEMMRSAWAWEVYLKEKNPFI
- the rfbB gene encoding dTDP-glucose 4,6-dehydratase, encoding MKIIITGGAGFIGSHVVRRFVRNYASYQIINLDKLTYAGNLANLKDIENEANYRFIKGDITDALFIDALFTEERPDAVIHLAAESHVDRSISSPLEFVMTNIVGTVNLLNAAKKYWTGEQRHNRFYHVSTDEVYGALEETGVFTEETKYDPHSPYSASKAGSDHFVRAYHDTYGLNTVISNCSNNYGSHHFPEKLIPLAIHNIQNNKPVPVYGKGENVRDWLWVEDHARAIDMIFHQAKAGDTYNIGGHNEWKNIDLIKLLCAIMDRKLNRQKGSSAKLITFVKDRAGHDLRYAIDSSKLQKELGWVPSLQFEEGLEKTVDWYLANEEWLTTVTSGAYQDYYYKQYGKTEK
- a CDS encoding rhomboid family intramembrane serine protease, which codes for MEAYITQTPVASLFFIFTIITSIYAFSNHEVFGKFMLHPYSVSRGQRIYTLLTSGLIHRDWGHLLFNMLTFFFFGFQLERILASVSSWGHTQFALIYIVSLILSDITTVVKQKDNYNYHSLGASGAICAILFSFILFQPTTSIFLFFIPIPIPAVIFGPLFLLYCVWAAKAARDSINHDAHFYGALVGIVITIILYPQVMGHFFSAIQQLIA
- a CDS encoding PA0069 family radical SAM protein, which produces MDSVQNEAYFKGRGAQINTHNKFFKNKYVCEHIEGLDEAFLENSDTQVIETHPKHIISKTDSPDLRHLQSINPYQGCEHGCIYCYARNAHEYWGYSAGLDFERKIIIKRDCAELLEREFNNKHYEPLTIMLSGNTDCYQPLERKLGLTQSLLKVFLKYRHPVSIISKNSLILRDIDILKQLAKLQLIHVAITINSLNEDLRQKMEPRTVTAMGRMRVIERLSEAGIPVMLMCAPIIPGLNSDEMPSLIEKAAEHGAQAASFTLVRLNGAIGEIFKDWIYKAYPDRAEKVLHGIASCHGGKLNDSLFGRRIKGEGKLAESIHQLFKLAATRFMGDNRLKELRTDLFTPLRGKQLDLF
- a CDS encoding LUD domain-containing protein, translated to MEEATAKERMLKKIRKALLTKRDNPYPNLEELPLYKETEETLEVLFAKNFTTVAGNFVFCDDEIQLIENLLAIVEKEHARRIYAWEKSMQELLDRYEFPYFKSDADFINAQIGITACEALIARTGSILVTNGNASGRRMSIYPHVHIVIAYTSQVVMDLKDGFNIVREKYADSLPSMISTITGPSRTADIEKTLVLGAHGPKQLYLLLMDDGIYDE
- the ftsH gene encoding ATP-dependent zinc metalloprotease FtsH; amino-acid sequence: MKENMSNQPGKMKKIPGKKIAPKPPKFNIMWLWVAMILGFIALQYVFTGENAKEITYQQFENKMLKAGDVEKLVAYKRNELIGVEVYIKKDRLKEDKYKDVQPKSNSLNLSSGDAGPQYFFQDGSFDALERKLNAAQEGLAENEKINVTLQERNSPWTGWLLSIILPLGLVILFWVFIMRRMGGGAGGAGGQIFNIGKSKAQLFDKESQVNITFNDVAGLEEAKQEVMEIVDFLRNPKKYTNLGGKIPKGALLVGSPGTGKTLLAKAVAGEAQVPFFSLSGSDFVEMFVGVGASRVRDLFKQAKDKAPCIIFIDEIDAIGRARGKNNIVGGNDERENTLNQLLVEMDGFGTDSGIIILAATNRPDVLDSALLRPGRFDRQISIDKPDLVGREQIFKVHLKPIKLAADVEAKKLSAQTPGFAGAEIANVCNEAALIAARRNKEAVDMQDFQDAIDRVIGGLEKKNKIISPEEKRIVAYHEAGHAIAGWFLEHADPLVKVSIVPRGVAALGYAQYLPKEQFLYTTEQLIDGMCMTMGGRVAEDLTFGKISTGAQNDLERITKLAYAMVGIYGMNAKVGNVSFNDSQESQFQKPYSEKTAELIDQEVRNLIGEVYEKTKQLLTDKAEGLKALAEKLLEREILFQSDLEEILGKRPFDHRTTYDEFVNGDEGSSDQRKAAEGLVHDGVGDNSGTFEKNQSSEDKSVS
- the rsfS gene encoding ribosome silencing factor produces the protein MVKNKKVKESTYLSEVIIHGIQEKKGNEIVRLDLQNVYSSVSDYFVVCHAESTTQVRAIAKSVEEEVYKTLKQDPWRKEGLDHGEWILLDYIDVVVHIFKTDKRQFYAIEDLWGDAELKYFQSA
- a CDS encoding biotin--[acetyl-CoA-carboxylase] ligase, whose amino-acid sequence is MNSFSSNVNKTLQSNTFLGLIVGENVITLQRVNSTNDYLKSKLSNSTPYQEGTVIMAVEQYAGKGQAGNTWVSEAGQNLTLSILLNPTFLLPKEQFRLNIAISLAIIECIKPILGESVRIKWPNDIYVNNKKIGGILIENIIRGSKWKHAIIGIALNVNQTSFGIQKTKACSLKKLLNKDFDLHKLLKLLCAAVSKQYHVLKKGGHLLQRELYKQCLFRFNTPSSFLIDGVQVIGTITDVDDQGKLIIDFDGHLTKFCIKEISFVI
- a CDS encoding protein-disulfide reductase DsbD N-terminal domain-containing protein, producing MKKLSVLVAYILLTLTVSAQIKTPVKWSYAAKKLNDQEAVVLIKATIEKGWHIYSQHIEPGGPVPTSFSFTSSGDYATDGETSEPKGINHFEKVFDMDVIYFENEVVFQQKLKLNKPATTVKGTVEFMVCNDKECLPPDEVSFNIPIK